AGACTGTCCTTCCGGTCCAGGAGAGTTACTTGAGGGGGGATATTGTGGGGAACTGGTGTCTTGCGACGATGTCGAGGCATTAGTTTCGGCCATGAGGAACATGCTTTTGCATCCAACTCTTCGCCGGATGTATGCCGATCGCGGACGGCGTCGTTCGGAGGATTTCACTCCGGAAAAAATTCTACCAGAGTGGGAGGCTTTAGTTAAATATTATTGTAATTAGCAGGTCGTTCGGTAACAAGGCGATCGGTATATGCAGAAGAGGTTTATCGACAGATGGGTAAAATACTATTTATCGTAGCTGATCTGTGCGGAGGCGGGGCTGAACGGTGTTTGATTCGGCTGTGCAACGCGCTTGTCGCACAACAATATACCATTAGTATAGTAGCATTTCATAATGTAATATCTTATCTAGGGGCGCTCGATTCTCGGGTAAAACTGGTAACCGTCTTATCTGATGGAAAACCTGTTGGCATTCGTATTGGCAATGTTCTGCGAGCCATTCTGAAGGAGGCCAGACATCACGATCTTGTGATCGGGGGGCGGGATGGTTGGCCCACCGTAATGGCGCTGGTCGGGGGGTGGCTCTCCGGTAAACCTGTACTGGCATGGAGCCACAGCGATTTAGGTATGATTCGTCGTATGTGGAACCCCGCCCTTCAGTTTCTGTTTCGCTGGACTCTTCGACAGGTGGATGGCTTGGTTTGCGTTTCGGAAGGCGTCAAACGGTCCCTTGATCGATTTTGTGGTAAGACGTTCTTGAATGCCATCACCATTTATAATTCCATAGAAAAAAATGCCAACATTCCCGTGCAGCACAAAACATATCCTAATGGGGATGTGATCAATATAGTAGGATGCGGGCGTCTTGAATATTATAAAGGATTCGACTTGTTGATTTCCGCCTTGGCGCTGCTGCGTGCCGAAGGGCTCCCTGTTCGCTTGACTCTATTGGGAGAAGGTCCGGATCGAGAGGCGTTCACGGCGCTCATCGCGGCCAATAGTTTGCAGGATGTGGTCAGCATGCCCGGATTTTGCCCCGCCCCGACAACCTACTATTCCCAGGCGGATCTATTGGTCCATCCAAGCCGGTTTGAAGGATTTCCCATGGTTTTGCTGGAAGCCCTGCAACACGGCCTTCCCGTTGTAGCCACAGATTGTCCGTCCGGCCCACGGGAGTTGCTTCAAGATGGTTACTGCGGGGAATTGGTGGAGGTGGAAAATGTCGAGGCTTTGGTCGCCGGTATAAAAAAGGTGTTGTTTGAACCAGGCCTTTGGGAGATGTATCAGCAACGAGGTCTGCGTCGTATTACCGACTTTTCATTAGAGAATATTATACCGCAATGGATAAAATTTATTCAAAATTATCTGCGCAAGTAGACGGATACAGATGCATGCCAGCGGAAGAAGAGTCAAACCAAGCTTCCAGAAGGGCTGTGGCGACAGCGTGAGGGTCGATGGCCTCGAAGGTCCGCAGGGCCTCCTGCGGGTCGCCCAGGAAACGGCCACGATAGGTTTCCTGTGGTATTTCAGGGGCCAGGACCCGGACATTGGCCAGGGGATTGACCTTGGTGCGAGGGTCTGTCGGGCCAAATATGGCCACGGTGGGAATATTGCAGGCCGAGGCGATGTGCATGGCGCTGGAGTCCCCGGTAACCACAACTCCGGCTGCATGCAACAGGGAGGCATATTGGCGAAGTGTGGTTTTGCCGTGCAGATCCACTATGGAATGATTGGGTTGCAAGGCTGCCGTGACGTTGGCGATGGCTTCCGTGTCACTCTTCAGGCCAAGGAACACGATCGGGACATCGGGTTGTTTTTCCAAAAACAGGGCGATGGCGCTTGCCATGGCTGGATAACGCCGCACGATTCCGCTTTCGCCGGGATTGACTCCTCCCCCAGGAAATACGGCCA
This sequence is a window from Magnetococcales bacterium. Protein-coding genes within it:
- a CDS encoding glycosyltransferase family 9 protein; its protein translation is APIVAHNPDLDLLLTVPPQVLFGRQRLFRLPRELLRWRNVSYDLVLSFHAGQRINQFIRLLRGKGFVGPGRGNLLAWATPDGHGFPSGLNHYVDIYPGIVREAATLAGIAHKGIPLPKAHIEITPDEQAETNILLGTHGLKRGHYLAVFPGGGVNPGESGIVRRYPAMASAIALFLEKQPDVPIVFLGLKSDTEAIANVTAALQPNHSIVDLHGKTTLRQYASLLHAAGVVVTGDSSAMHIASACNIPTVAIFGPTDPRTKVNPLANVRVLAPEIPQETYRGRFLGDPQEALRTFEAIDPHAVATALLEAWFDSSSAGMHLYPSTCADNFE
- a CDS encoding glycosyltransferase → MGKILFIVADLCGGGAERCLIRLCNALVAQQYTISIVAFHNVISYLGALDSRVKLVTVLSDGKPVGIRIGNVLRAILKEARHHDLVIGGRDGWPTVMALVGGWLSGKPVLAWSHSDLGMIRRMWNPALQFLFRWTLRQVDGLVCVSEGVKRSLDRFCGKTFLNAITIYNSIEKNANIPVQHKTYPNGDVINIVGCGRLEYYKGFDLLISALALLRAEGLPVRLTLLGEGPDREAFTALIAANSLQDVVSMPGFCPAPTTYYSQADLLVHPSRFEGFPMVLLEALQHGLPVVATDCPSGPRELLQDGYCGELVEVENVEALVAGIKKVLFEPGLWEMYQQRGLRRITDFSLENIIPQWIKFIQNYLRK